GACCCTAGACGTTCAAGATCCGGCTAGAGCGTTGTACCTGGTGGGGCATCGTCATCAATTGTCATCTCCTGCAACGCTGGCTGTGAGGGCGATCGCGCTTGTCTGATCTCAACACATTCAATCAGAGAGTTGACATAAGCGTACCCTGATCTTGATAATTAGAGATTGTGAAACTTTGACACCCAAATAGATCCTTGGCTAACGTCGTTGTAATCGGTGCCCAATGGGGCGATGAAGGAAAAGGCAAAATTACCGACCTGCTCAGCAAGTCGGCAGATGTGGTAGTTCGCTACCAGGGGGGCGTAAATGCAGGACATACGGTAGTCGTCAAGGATCAGGTGTTCAAGCTTCATCTGATTCCATCTGGCATCCTCTATCCTTCCACGGACTGCATTATCGGAAACGGTACGGTGATTGATCCTGCGGGACTCATTACCGAACTGGATCAGCTCGAAGCCCTAGGCATTTCCACGAAGAATTTGATGATCTCGGAGACGGCCCACGTCACCATGCCCTACCACCGCATGATTGACCAAGCCTCAGAAGAGCGGCGCGGCAGCTTGAAGATCGGCACCACCAAACGTGGGATTGGGCCGACCTACGCCGACAAGTCTGAGCGGATGGGTATCCGCATGATTGATTTGATTAACCCCAGCGAAATGCAGCAGCAGATCCGCTGGACGGTTGAGCATAAAAATATCATTCTCGAAAAGCTCTACGGACTGCCTGCCCTCGATCCCGAACAGGTGATTGAGGAATATGCTGTCTACGCCGATCGCCTGCGTCCCCACGTGGGTGACAGTTCCCTCAAAATTTACGACGCGGTGAAAAAACGCCGCAACGTTCTCTTTGAAGGAGCCCAGGGCACGCTGCTCGATCTTGACCACGGCACCTATCCCTACGTGACCTCCTCCAATCCGGTGGCGGGCGGGGCCTGCGTGGGTACGGGGGTTGGCCCCACCATTATTGACCGCGTCATTGGGGTGGCGAAAGCCTACACGACGCGGGTGGGAGAGGGGCCCTTTCCCACGGAGCTGGAGGGGGGCATTGGCGCTCATCTATGCGATCGCGGAGCAGAGTTTGGCACGACCACGGGGCGGCAGCGGCGCTGCGGCTGGTTTGATGCGGTGATTGGACGCTATGCCGTGCGCATCAACGGTCTAGATTGTTTGGCGGTGACCAAGCTGGATGTTCTGGATGAGCTAGACGAGATTCAGGTTTGTGTCGCTTACGATATTGACGGTCAGCGGTGTGAGCATTTCCCCAGCAGCGCGGGTCGCTTCGCCAACTGTCGTCCTATTTATAAGACGCTGCCAGGTTGGAAGCAATCCACAGCCGACTGTCGATCGCTAGATGATTTGCCCAAGCAAGCCCTCGACTACCTCAAGGTGTTGGCGGAGTTGATGGAAGTGCCCATTGCTATTGTGTCCTTGGGCGCTAGCCGTGATCAGACCATCATTGTGGAAGATCCAATTCATGGCCCCAAACGGGCCCTGCTCCACTCGACAACCGAGGGAGTGGGTTAAGCGATCGCTCTTCAGTTGCTTTCAAGAGACTGAAGGGGAAGATACTCACTGCTCTAAGTCCTGCTCCTCGGGACGGGTTGCTCTCCGTGATGGTAAAAAGTTGTTCTCTCGCGTCATAAATTGTTGGAAAGGAATTCTATGGAACTTACGTTTGAATGTACAAAGCGCACCTCTGATCTCAATCCTCGGGCGATGCGTCGGGAAGGACTTCTCCCCGCAGCTCTCTACGGTCACGATGGTGTGAACTCCGTTGATTTGATGCTGAACATGAAAGATGCTGAACTGCTGGTTCGCAAGGTGAAGGGGAAGCGGACTCCCGTTCAGCTCAATGTGACGGACATGCCTTGGAGCGGTACGGTGTTTGTCCAAGAAGTGCAGTCCCATCCTTGGCGGGGATCGCTCTACCACGTCAGCTTCTTTGCCAGCGAAGAATAGATTGAGATCTGACCAGCCGGAGCGCACCTATGCAGCGCTTTCAGGCTGATCCCCGGTTTCATATTTCATCATCAATCACCCAGGGAATCTAAGACTCCCTGGGTGATTTTATGGCGATATTGTGATTGATCTCGCAGCTTATTTCATGGCGCTTAGCTGAATGCGGGGATCAACAAACTTGAGGGCTAGGTCTGCCAGCAGGTTGCCAATAATCAGCATGACCGCCGCCATCATCAGACTAGCCATCACCAAATATAGATCCTGCGATCGCACGGCATCGAGGGTAAGCCGTCCTAGACCCGGCCAGTTGAAAAAGGTTTCGGTGATGAAGGCTCCGCTCAGCAGGCTGGAAAATTCAAACCCTAACAGGGTAATCAGGGGGTTGACGGCGTTGCGAAGGGCATGGACGTAGATCACCCGACCTTCGGGCAGTCCCTTGGCCCGCGCCGTTTGGATATAGTCTTGCCGTAAGACGTCCAGCAGTTCTCCTCGGGTAATCCGCTGCAGACCTGCAAAACCAGCGACGCTGAGGGCAATGGTGGGCAGAATTAAATGCCAGACCAAATCTAGGATGCGACCCAGCCACGATAGATCGGCATGGTCGATGCTGGTCATGCCGCCGACGGGAAAGAGGGGCGAGGTGAATTGGGCGAAAAACAGCAGCAGTAGACCGGTGATCAGCGTCGGAAAGCCCTGGCCAATGTAGCTGAGGGTGCGCAGCAGGCGATCGCTCCACTGGTTTTGCTGGATGGCTGCCATGATGCCTAGGGGAATGGCGATCGCCCAGGTGATGAAAAATGAGGAAAGGGAGAGGAGCAGGGTGGCGGGGATGCGCTCTGCCAAAATAGAGCTGACGGGGCGCTGGTAGGCAAAGCTAATGCCAAAATCGCCTCGGGTGATAATTTGCCCTAGCCACTGAAAGTATTGCTGGATGGCAGGCTTATCGAGCCCAAACCGCTGCTCTAGGTCTTGCAGCGTTTCCTGGGAAATCTGCGGATTTTGGCGCAGGGTGTCTAGATAGTTGCCTGGGGCGAGCTGGATGATGAAAAAGCTTAGAGCTGATGCCAAAAACAGGGTCAGGACGGCTTGCAGCACCCGCTTGATCACATAGAGGGTGGTTTCATCTTGCAAGATATTGAGCAGCCACTGAAAGGCAGGCTGAAGCTGCTGGCGGACGGAGGGAGTGGAGGTCATGCGTCGAATCAGGGTGTCAACAGCCTCTCGATGATCCGGCGGGGGATGATCCCTGCAGGACAACCGTACCGAGATGGCAAGAGTACGTCTAGTATTGCACAAGCGACACGATTGGCACATTCGGTAAGCGATCGCGCCCGCCGAGGTCTGTTAGTTCAACAATGAAGCCAAATCCAGCAAGCTGGGCACCCGCCGCTGCGACGAGATCGACCGTTGCGGCCGCCGTGCCGCCGGTAGCAATGAGGTCATCCACAATCAAAATTCGACAGCCCTTGGGCAGGGCATCTTGGTGCATCTCTAAGCGATCGGTGCCATATTCCAAGTCGTACTCTACGGAATGAACGGCGGCAGGCAGTTTACCGGGTTTCCGCACGGGAATAAATCCTACGCCAAGCTGGACGGCTAGGGGAACGCCGAAAATGAATCCCCGCGATTCCATGCCGAGGATGTAGTCAATCTCTAAATCAGCGTAGTGGTCGGCTAAGGTTTTGATGGTATGGCGCAGACCATCGGGATCTCGCAAGAGGGTGGTAATGTCTCGAAAGAGGATGCCGGGCTTCGGGAAGTCGGGAATGTCTCGTATCAGCGCTTTCAGATCCATGCTGGGCTTGATGAGTCGTAGGAATCGTATTTAGTGTACGGCAAGCGGTTGCCTTGCGGTGTAGCAGCAATTCTCATTTTGACCAGTCGCCTTTCCAAGCAATCTATTCATCCTGTTTTCAACCAGCTCAGGGCAGACCTATCGTTCCTGCGCTCAGCGTAGGAATGCTCCGGGGGGTGCTCCTGCGCCCAGAC
This region of Leptolyngbya sp. CCY15150 genomic DNA includes:
- a CDS encoding adenylosuccinate synthase; the protein is MANVVVIGAQWGDEGKGKITDLLSKSADVVVRYQGGVNAGHTVVVKDQVFKLHLIPSGILYPSTDCIIGNGTVIDPAGLITELDQLEALGISTKNLMISETAHVTMPYHRMIDQASEERRGSLKIGTTKRGIGPTYADKSERMGIRMIDLINPSEMQQQIRWTVEHKNIILEKLYGLPALDPEQVIEEYAVYADRLRPHVGDSSLKIYDAVKKRRNVLFEGAQGTLLDLDHGTYPYVTSSNPVAGGACVGTGVGPTIIDRVIGVAKAYTTRVGEGPFPTELEGGIGAHLCDRGAEFGTTTGRQRRCGWFDAVIGRYAVRINGLDCLAVTKLDVLDELDEIQVCVAYDIDGQRCEHFPSSAGRFANCRPIYKTLPGWKQSTADCRSLDDLPKQALDYLKVLAELMEVPIAIVSLGASRDQTIIVEDPIHGPKRALLHSTTEGVG
- the rplY gene encoding 50S ribosomal protein L25, whose amino-acid sequence is MELTFECTKRTSDLNPRAMRREGLLPAALYGHDGVNSVDLMLNMKDAELLVRKVKGKRTPVQLNVTDMPWSGTVFVQEVQSHPWRGSLYHVSFFASEE
- a CDS encoding ABC transporter permease, with the translated sequence MTSTPSVRQQLQPAFQWLLNILQDETTLYVIKRVLQAVLTLFLASALSFFIIQLAPGNYLDTLRQNPQISQETLQDLEQRFGLDKPAIQQYFQWLGQIITRGDFGISFAYQRPVSSILAERIPATLLLSLSSFFITWAIAIPLGIMAAIQQNQWSDRLLRTLSYIGQGFPTLITGLLLLFFAQFTSPLFPVGGMTSIDHADLSWLGRILDLVWHLILPTIALSVAGFAGLQRITRGELLDVLRQDYIQTARAKGLPEGRVIYVHALRNAVNPLITLLGFEFSSLLSGAFITETFFNWPGLGRLTLDAVRSQDLYLVMASLMMAAVMLIIGNLLADLALKFVDPRIQLSAMK
- a CDS encoding adenine phosphoribosyltransferase codes for the protein MDLKALIRDIPDFPKPGILFRDITTLLRDPDGLRHTIKTLADHYADLEIDYILGMESRGFIFGVPLAVQLGVGFIPVRKPGKLPAAVHSVEYDLEYGTDRLEMHQDALPKGCRILIVDDLIATGGTAAATVDLVAAAGAQLAGFGFIVELTDLGGRDRLPNVPIVSLVQY